One part of the Streptomyces lienomycini genome encodes these proteins:
- the chpH gene encoding chaplin ChpH, with amino-acid sequence MLKKVVAAAAATGGLVLAGAGMAVADSGAQGAAVHSPGVLSGNVVQVPVHVPVNVCGNTISVIGLLNPAFGNVCVNK; translated from the coding sequence ATGCTCAAGAAGGTCGTCGCCGCCGCGGCAGCCACCGGTGGTCTGGTTCTCGCGGGCGCGGGCATGGCCGTCGCCGACTCCGGTGCCCAGGGTGCCGCCGTGCACTCGCCCGGCGTCCTTTCCGGCAACGTCGTGCAGGTCCCCGTGCACGTGCCGGTGAACGTCTGCGGCAACACGATCTCCGTGATCGGTCTGCTGAACCCCGCCTTCGGCAACGTCTGCGTCAACAAGTGA
- a CDS encoding M20/M25/M40 family metallo-hydrolase, which translates to MSDSGTARSVTGEDEVVDLCRELIRIDTSNYGDHSGPGERKAAEYVAEKLAEVGLEPKIFESHPGRASTVARIEGEDPSRPALLIHGHTDVVPANADDWTHHPFSGEVADGCVWGRGAVDMKDMDAMTLAVVRDRLRSGRKPPRDIVLAFLADEEAGGTYGARHLVDHHPDLFEGVTEAISEVGGFSFTVNEQRRLYLIQTAEKGIHWMKLTVAGTAGHGSMIHRDNAITELSEAVARLGRHKFPVRVTKTTRAFLDELGDALGTDLDPENMEGTLAKLGGIAKLIGATLSNTANPTQLGAGYKVNVIPGEATAHVDGRFLPGYEEEFLADVDRILGPHVRREDVHANKAVETTFDGALVEAMQSALVAEDPAAKAVPYMLSGGTDAKSFDELGIRGFGFAPLKLPPELDFAGMFHGVDERVPVEGLQFGVRVLDRFIDAS; encoded by the coding sequence GTGAGCGACTCGGGCACGGCCAGGAGCGTCACCGGCGAGGACGAGGTCGTCGACCTCTGCCGCGAGCTGATCCGGATCGACACCAGCAACTACGGCGACCACTCGGGGCCGGGCGAGCGCAAGGCCGCCGAGTACGTCGCGGAGAAGCTCGCCGAGGTGGGGCTGGAACCGAAGATCTTCGAGTCCCACCCCGGACGCGCCTCCACGGTGGCCCGGATCGAGGGCGAGGACCCGTCCCGGCCCGCGCTGCTCATCCACGGCCACACCGACGTCGTCCCGGCCAACGCGGACGACTGGACCCACCACCCCTTCTCCGGCGAGGTCGCCGACGGGTGCGTGTGGGGGCGCGGCGCGGTCGACATGAAGGACATGGACGCGATGACCCTCGCGGTCGTCCGCGACCGGCTGCGCAGCGGGCGCAAGCCCCCGCGCGACATCGTGCTGGCCTTCCTCGCCGACGAGGAGGCCGGCGGCACGTACGGCGCCCGGCACCTCGTGGACCACCACCCCGACCTGTTCGAGGGCGTCACCGAGGCGATCAGCGAGGTGGGCGGCTTCTCCTTCACCGTGAACGAGCAGCGCCGCCTCTACCTGATCCAGACGGCCGAGAAGGGCATCCACTGGATGAAGCTGACGGTGGCCGGCACCGCGGGGCACGGGTCGATGATCCACCGCGACAACGCCATCACCGAGCTGTCGGAGGCCGTCGCACGCCTGGGCCGGCACAAGTTCCCCGTCCGCGTCACCAAGACCACCCGGGCCTTCCTCGACGAACTCGGCGACGCGCTCGGCACCGACCTCGACCCGGAGAACATGGAGGGCACGCTCGCCAAGCTCGGCGGCATCGCCAAGCTCATCGGCGCGACCCTCAGCAACACCGCCAACCCGACCCAGCTGGGCGCGGGTTACAAGGTCAACGTCATCCCCGGCGAGGCCACCGCCCACGTCGACGGGCGCTTCCTGCCCGGGTACGAGGAGGAGTTCCTCGCCGACGTCGACCGCATCCTCGGACCGCACGTGCGGCGCGAGGACGTGCACGCCAACAAGGCCGTCGAGACGACCTTCGACGGGGCGCTGGTCGAGGCCATGCAGTCCGCCCTGGTGGCCGAGGACCCGGCCGCGAAGGCGGTGCCCTACATGCTCTCCGGCGGCACGGACGCCAAGTCCTTCGACGAACTCGGCATCCGGGGCTTCGGCTTCGCGCCGCTCAAGCTGCCGCCGGAGCTGGACTTCGCGGGCATGTTCCACGGCGTGGACGAGCGAGTGCCGGTGGAGGGACTCCAGTTCGGCGTGCGGGTGCTCGACCGCTTCATCGACGCGTCCTGA
- a CDS encoding YchJ family protein: MTTPSCPCGRSEPYEKCCGRLHAGTAAAPTAEDLMRSRYGAFVKRDTGYLLRTWHPRTRPARLDLDPGMRWTGLEILGTTEGSAFHTTGTVTFRASYRGGSLHERSRFERVDGAWVYVDGEFLD; the protein is encoded by the coding sequence ATGACCACCCCTTCCTGCCCCTGCGGGCGGTCCGAGCCGTACGAGAAGTGCTGCGGCCGTCTCCACGCCGGGACCGCCGCCGCCCCGACCGCCGAGGACCTGATGCGTTCGCGCTACGGCGCCTTCGTGAAGCGGGACACGGGGTACCTGCTGCGCACCTGGCACCCGCGGACCCGGCCGGCCCGGCTCGACCTCGACCCGGGTATGCGGTGGACCGGCCTGGAGATCTTGGGCACCACCGAGGGATCCGCCTTCCACACCACCGGCACCGTGACCTTCCGGGCGTCCTACCGCGGCGGTTCGCTGCACGAGCGGAGCCGGTTCGAGCGGGTCGACGGGGCGTGGGTGTACGTGGACGGGGAGTTCCTCGACTGA
- a CDS encoding FadR/GntR family transcriptional regulator produces MSTPDRGLHGRVLDALGPAITAGAYPAGSVLRTDELAQRFEVSRSVMREAVRVLESMHLVESRRRVGVTVLPECEWNVYDPQVIRWRLAGTERPRQLRSLTVLRSAVEPVAAGLAARLATPEQCAELTECALGMVANSRGHRLEEYLFHDVAFHRVILTASGNEMFARLGGVVAEVLAGRTHHDVMFEDPDPAAVTLHVQVAEAVRARDAARAEELTREITVGALQELDILAP; encoded by the coding sequence ATGAGCACACCGGACCGAGGGCTGCACGGCCGCGTACTGGACGCCCTCGGCCCCGCGATCACAGCGGGCGCCTACCCCGCGGGCAGCGTTCTGCGCACCGACGAGCTGGCACAGCGCTTCGAGGTGTCGCGCTCCGTGATGCGGGAGGCGGTCCGGGTGCTGGAGTCCATGCACCTCGTCGAGTCGCGCCGCCGCGTGGGCGTCACCGTCCTGCCCGAGTGCGAGTGGAACGTCTACGACCCGCAGGTCATCCGCTGGCGCCTGGCCGGCACCGAACGCCCCCGGCAGCTGCGCTCCCTCACCGTGCTCAGGTCGGCCGTGGAACCGGTGGCGGCGGGCCTGGCGGCCCGGCTCGCCACGCCGGAGCAGTGCGCCGAGCTGACCGAGTGCGCGCTCGGCATGGTCGCCAACTCACGCGGTCACCGGCTGGAGGAGTACCTCTTCCACGACGTCGCCTTCCACCGCGTCATCCTCACGGCCTCCGGCAACGAGATGTTCGCCCGCCTCGGCGGCGTCGTCGCCGAGGTCCTGGCCGGCCGCACCCACCACGACGTGATGTTCGAGGACCCCGACCCGGCCGCCGTCACCCTGCACGTCCAGGTCGCCGAGGCCGTCCGCGCCCGCGACGCCGCGCGCGCGGAGGAGCTGACCCGGGAGATCACGGTCGGGGCGCTGCAGGAGCTGGACATCCTGGCGCCGTAG